A stretch of the Massilia varians genome encodes the following:
- a CDS encoding WD40/YVTN/BNR-like repeat-containing protein, which yields MLPAPSYPPNPETSDDKTDWNNRMVWALEAGHASQPGQLWAGTLPGGLFVSRDHGDSWQLVRPLWDVPQRANWFGGGYDVPGIHSISVDPRDARQLLVGVSCGGAWRSEDGGASWAVSSTGMRADYMPPEMNENEEVQDPHRIVRCAGQPDMLWCQHHNGIWRSLDGGRRWQEITAAPLPRFGFAVAAHPMDGNTVWFVPLEADQRRIPVGAAMAVLRTRDGGRSFEVLRHGLPQEHCYDLVYRHGLAVSSDGHTLLMGSTTGGVWISENGGDSWRTLSATLPPVYAVTFG from the coding sequence GTGCTGCCCGCCCCAAGCTACCCGCCCAATCCGGAGACGTCGGACGACAAGACCGACTGGAACAACCGCATGGTCTGGGCGCTGGAGGCGGGCCACGCCAGCCAGCCCGGCCAGCTGTGGGCGGGCACGCTGCCCGGCGGCCTGTTCGTCTCGCGCGACCACGGCGATTCCTGGCAACTGGTGCGTCCGCTGTGGGACGTGCCGCAGCGGGCCAACTGGTTCGGCGGCGGCTACGACGTGCCCGGCATCCACAGCATCAGCGTCGACCCGCGCGACGCCAGGCAGCTCCTGGTCGGCGTCTCCTGCGGCGGCGCCTGGCGCAGCGAGGACGGGGGCGCCAGCTGGGCCGTCAGTTCGACCGGCATGCGCGCCGACTACATGCCGCCCGAGATGAACGAGAACGAGGAAGTCCAGGACCCGCACCGCATCGTGCGTTGTGCGGGGCAGCCGGACATGCTCTGGTGCCAGCACCACAACGGCATATGGCGCTCGCTGGATGGCGGGCGGCGCTGGCAGGAGATCACGGCGGCGCCGCTGCCGCGCTTCGGCTTCGCGGTAGCGGCCCATCCGATGGACGGCAACACGGTTTGGTTCGTCCCGCTGGAGGCGGACCAGCGCCGCATCCCGGTCGGCGCCGCCATGGCGGTGCTGCGCACGCGCGACGGCGGCAGGAGCTTCGAGGTGCTGCGCCATGGCCTGCCGCAAGAGCATTGCTACGACCTGGTGTACCGCCACGGGCTGGCGGTGAGCAGCGACGGCCATACCCTCCTGATGGGATCGACGACGGGCGGGGTGTGGATCTCGGAAAACGGCGGCGACAGCTGGCGGACCCTGTCCGCCACGCTGCCGCCGGTGTATGCGGTGACGTTTGGCTGA
- a CDS encoding HprK-related kinase A gives MLTLASLGRAEMLRRLSLSGPGLVLRTGPFRNRIRTDIAHLADAIALLYANYPVDGEDGFADFQLSFRRSGGPRRWYRPQVRFDADGRVPFQPLPLDQAFPMFEWVMNWCVSHHAHGYLIIHAAVLQRGNAGVILPAPPGSGKSTLCAALASRGWRLLSDELTLVRPQDLALLPLARPVSLKNASIGVLRDYAPHALFGPEVHGTTKGTIAHMGAPRASIAAAAEPARATHVVFPRYEAGTPPSLAPLAKARLFTGMVDNAFNYAVLGAQGFDVLGRLVEGCSGYTFSYGRLDDAMAVFDGFADGPA, from the coding sequence ATGCTGACGCTGGCCAGCCTCGGCCGCGCGGAGATGCTGCGCCGCCTGTCCCTGTCGGGCCCCGGCCTGGTGCTGCGCACCGGTCCTTTTCGCAACCGCATCCGTACCGACATTGCGCACCTGGCCGATGCGATCGCATTGCTGTATGCCAACTATCCGGTCGATGGCGAGGACGGTTTCGCCGATTTCCAGCTCAGCTTCCGCCGCTCGGGCGGTCCGCGCCGCTGGTACCGCCCGCAGGTGCGGTTCGATGCGGACGGCCGGGTGCCGTTCCAGCCGCTGCCGCTGGACCAGGCCTTCCCGATGTTCGAATGGGTGATGAACTGGTGCGTGTCGCACCACGCGCACGGCTACCTGATCATTCATGCCGCCGTTCTCCAGCGCGGCAACGCCGGCGTGATCCTGCCGGCGCCGCCGGGTTCCGGCAAGAGCACCCTGTGCGCGGCGCTGGCCAGCCGCGGCTGGCGCCTGCTGTCGGACGAGCTGACCCTGGTCAGGCCGCAAGACCTGGCGCTGCTGCCGCTGGCGCGTCCGGTCAGCCTCAAGAATGCGTCGATCGGCGTGCTGCGCGATTATGCCCCGCACGCCCTGTTCGGCCCCGAAGTCCATGGCACCACCAAGGGCACCATCGCCCACATGGGGGCGCCGCGCGCCAGCATCGCCGCCGCCGCCGAACCGGCGCGTGCGACCCATGTCGTGTTCCCCAGGTACGAAGCCGGTACGCCGCCCAGCCTGGCGCCCCTGGCGAAAGCGCGCCTGTTCACCGGCATGGTCGACAACGCCTTCAATTATGCGGTGCTGGGGGCGCAGGGTTTCGACGTCCTCGGCCGCCTAGTCGAGGGCTGCAGCGGCTATACGTTCAGCTATGGCCGGCTCGACGATGCCATGGCCGTGTTCGACGGTTTCGCGGACGGTCCGGCATGA
- a CDS encoding nucleotidyltransferase domain-containing protein encodes MKRLPLLVEVLRDPARVGRLGLADWDLLLRQAVNASLVASLGADLAEAGLLASVPPDARRHFEWADVTLQAHQRAVRFEVDQIRRALAGLDLPLILLKGAAYALAGLPPAQGRIFSDVDILVPKERIGEVEAALMLHGWAGVKQDPYDQRYYREWMHELPPMEHVQRGGAIDVHHAILPETARARPDPALLRAAAQPLPGSDNLWILGPHDLVLHSAVHLFSEGETDRGLRDLLDLHRLLLHFGTAPGFWEGLAARAVQLQLARPLFYALRYCSRLLGTPVPAATLAAAEATGRPSAPLLALMDRIFMRILVPQHPSCADRFTPLAQGALYLRGNWLRMPLLMLARHLFHKAFISPRTPNAEQV; translated from the coding sequence ATGAAGCGATTGCCCCTGCTGGTCGAGGTCCTGCGCGATCCGGCGCGGGTCGGCAGGCTCGGCCTGGCCGATTGGGACCTGCTGCTGCGCCAGGCGGTGAATGCCAGCCTGGTCGCCTCATTGGGAGCCGACCTTGCCGAAGCAGGCCTGCTGGCGTCGGTACCGCCGGACGCGCGCCGGCACTTCGAGTGGGCTGACGTGACGCTGCAGGCGCACCAGCGCGCCGTGCGTTTCGAGGTGGACCAGATTCGGCGCGCCCTGGCCGGCCTCGACCTGCCGCTCATCCTGCTGAAAGGGGCGGCCTATGCGCTTGCCGGACTGCCGCCGGCACAAGGGCGTATTTTTTCCGACGTCGATATCCTGGTGCCGAAGGAGCGTATCGGCGAAGTCGAGGCGGCGCTGATGCTGCACGGCTGGGCAGGCGTCAAGCAGGATCCGTACGACCAGCGCTACTACCGGGAATGGATGCACGAGCTGCCGCCGATGGAGCACGTCCAGCGCGGCGGCGCCATCGACGTGCACCATGCCATTCTGCCCGAAACGGCGCGTGCGCGTCCGGATCCGGCCCTGCTGCGCGCGGCGGCGCAGCCGCTTCCCGGCAGCGACAATCTCTGGATACTGGGACCGCATGACCTGGTGCTGCACAGTGCGGTGCACCTGTTTTCCGAAGGCGAGACGGACCGTGGACTGCGCGACCTGCTCGACTTGCACCGGCTGCTGCTGCACTTTGGCACGGCGCCCGGCTTCTGGGAGGGATTGGCGGCGCGTGCTGTCCAGCTGCAGCTGGCGCGGCCGCTGTTCTATGCGCTGCGCTATTGCAGCCGGTTGCTCGGGACCCCGGTGCCGGCGGCGACCCTGGCCGCAGCCGAGGCTACCGGCCGACCTTCTGCACCCCTGCTGGCCCTGATGGACCGCATCTTCATGCGTATCCTGGTGCCGCAACATCCGAGCTGTGCCGACCGCTTCACCCCCTTGGCGCAGGGCGCACTCTACCTGCGCGGCAATTGGCTGCGCATGCCGCTACTGATGCTGGCGCGCCACCTGTTTCACAAGGCGTTCATCTCACCCAGGACGCCCAACGCCGAGCAAGTCTGA
- a CDS encoding N-acyl amino acid synthase FeeM domain-containing protein, which yields MFDTVTTESVSPGSIADNGEDAYAASIVDVTINESVFGIRAADVDEQRSSASMLISKMYAWRGYSGNHQIGNDPNRITLTASNKSGVIGTLSLNLDSEVGLLSDQVFRDHIDPYRAQGKVCEIIKLAFDPSVKSKAVLASLFHVAFIYARDLHKCSDIFIEVNPRHRRFYEAMLDFKVECESRPNPRVDAPAVLLRGHIAHGTQRIAEVAGKGDHAVGDRSLFPYFFSPREEAGIIGRLKRIG from the coding sequence ATGTTCGACACCGTCACGACAGAATCGGTCAGTCCTGGCAGCATTGCTGACAACGGGGAAGATGCGTACGCGGCGAGCATTGTCGATGTCACCATCAATGAAAGCGTATTCGGCATCCGTGCCGCCGACGTCGACGAACAGCGCAGTTCCGCCAGTATGCTCATCAGCAAGATGTATGCATGGCGCGGCTATAGCGGCAACCATCAGATCGGCAATGACCCGAACCGGATTACCCTGACCGCTTCGAACAAGAGTGGCGTCATCGGTACACTCAGCCTCAACCTCGATTCCGAAGTCGGCCTGCTCTCCGACCAGGTATTCCGGGACCATATCGATCCCTACCGTGCCCAAGGCAAGGTGTGCGAGATTATCAAGCTGGCCTTCGATCCGTCGGTCAAGTCCAAGGCCGTGTTGGCATCGCTGTTCCACGTGGCCTTCATCTACGCCAGGGACTTGCACAAGTGCAGTGATATTTTCATTGAAGTCAATCCGCGCCACCGCCGCTTTTATGAAGCGATGCTCGACTTCAAGGTGGAGTGCGAGTCGCGGCCGAATCCGCGCGTCGACGCGCCGGCGGTCTTGTTGCGGGGGCATATCGCCCACGGTACCCAGCGCATTGCCGAGGTGGCGGGAAAGGGCGACCACGCGGTCGGCGACCGCTCGCTGTTTCCCTACTTTTTTTCGCCGCGCGAAGAGGCCGGTATCATCGGGCGCCTGAAACGCATCGGCTGA
- a CDS encoding GAF domain-containing protein has product MQAASIPLIRLQALQQALAYCPEQDSLQDQVALAAGLIGAASCSLMLLGGKGEGESCMSIHAHHGPLPNAALQAAIRRGEGISGRVLERGSALLVPDIRESEFASFARRGTALGCSLVCAPIHVEGRIVGVINAANGKDSAAFDEAALCLLQLFASFLGRYLEIHHLRHLLGSRFAQLAMLQETAGEQPGTDRLAYHQPEQVARILARSFFREMYRAGFGSAQILSAASELIGQLNRDIQQDH; this is encoded by the coding sequence ATGCAGGCAGCGTCCATTCCCCTGATCCGTTTGCAGGCCTTGCAGCAAGCATTGGCATACTGCCCTGAACAAGATAGCCTCCAGGATCAGGTCGCGCTCGCGGCCGGCCTGATCGGCGCGGCAAGTTGTTCGCTCATGCTATTGGGAGGCAAGGGGGAGGGCGAGTCGTGCATGAGCATCCATGCCCACCACGGTCCCTTGCCCAATGCCGCACTGCAGGCCGCCATCCGGCGTGGCGAAGGTATTTCCGGCCGGGTGCTGGAAAGGGGAAGCGCACTGCTGGTCCCGGATATCCGGGAGTCTGAATTCGCATCGTTTGCACGGCGCGGGACGGCACTGGGATGCAGCCTCGTGTGTGCCCCAATCCATGTGGAGGGACGCATCGTCGGGGTCATCAATGCCGCCAACGGCAAGGACAGCGCTGCCTTCGACGAGGCGGCCTTGTGCCTGCTCCAGCTGTTCGCCTCGTTCCTGGGCAGGTATCTGGAAATACATCACTTGCGCCACCTGCTCGGCTCACGCTTCGCCCAGCTGGCGATGCTCCAGGAGACGGCGGGCGAGCAGCCTGGAACGGACCGGCTGGCTTACCACCAACCCGAACAGGTCGCCAGGATCCTGGCGCGCTCGTTTTTCCGTGAAATGTACCGTGCCGGCTTTGGCTCGGCCCAGATCCTCTCGGCGGCGTCCGAACTCATCGGCCAGCTCAATCGCGACATCCAGCAGGACCATTGA
- a CDS encoding N-acyl amino acid synthase FeeM domain-containing protein — protein MNDDSYGIRLPDTAEGRNSASMLVKRMYARRGYTGSRHVLDEHNRVTLTATDKGEVVGTVTIGIDSELGLMADELFKDILDEHRARGARLCECTKLAFDLSERSRVPLANVFHLALIYARDLYDCTDVVIEINPRHRRFYERMLGFRQQGDLKINPRVNAPAYLMHLSLDYVTEQVERLGGTFDTPAGSAERSLYPYFFSPREERGIINRLLRMDEHHISP, from the coding sequence GTGAACGACGATTCGTACGGAATTCGTCTACCGGATACTGCTGAGGGCCGAAATTCGGCCAGCATGCTTGTAAAACGCATGTATGCCCGTCGCGGGTATACTGGTTCGCGCCATGTCCTCGACGAGCATAACCGTGTCACCCTGACCGCCACCGACAAAGGTGAAGTGGTCGGCACGGTGACCATCGGTATCGATTCGGAGCTCGGCCTGATGGCCGACGAATTGTTCAAGGACATTCTTGACGAGCATCGCGCGCGTGGCGCACGGCTGTGTGAATGCACCAAGTTAGCGTTTGACCTCTCGGAGCGGTCGAGAGTTCCCTTGGCGAACGTATTTCATTTGGCGCTCATTTATGCGCGCGACCTGTACGACTGCACCGACGTCGTCATCGAAATCAATCCGCGCCATCGCCGCTTTTACGAGCGCATGCTCGGCTTCCGCCAGCAAGGCGATTTGAAAATCAATCCGCGCGTGAATGCCCCGGCCTACCTGATGCACCTGAGCCTCGATTACGTGACCGAACAGGTCGAACGCCTGGGCGGAACCTTCGACACTCCCGCCGGCAGCGCGGAACGCTCGCTCTACCCCTACTTCTTTTCCCCCCGCGAGGAACGCGGTATTATCAACCGCCTGTTGCGCATGGATGAGCACCACATTTCCCCATAG
- the prsT gene encoding XrtA/PEP-CTERM system TPR-repeat protein PrsT, with product MPRHASKLKLSAALLSSAFLMAGLSACSNNQSTETLLAEAKQYQQKGDVKAAMIQLKNAVAKSPEDAEARIQLGMLHLEVGDAVSADKELRKARSLGADAGRVLPLLGKANMLQGRAKELLDDISADQAKGSAPLLALRGDALLVTGKPDEAKAAFEAALAIDPNLGAAFLGLARYAMLNNDRAGAERLLAEALAKDPKNPDVWMAQGSMLRMSNKADEAIAAYDEALKLKPNDRDAYIEKAYVEIGRGKFPAAKLAVEGAEKAAPGNLLVVYVRALYEFSQGKYAVAQESLQKILKVAPEHMPTLLLAGASEMNLGAVQQAEQHLRKYLESNPDNVYARKLLAQTLLKSSQPADAAAALAPVLKDGTQDAQLLALAGQSYMQVRDFSKASGYLEKAAELAPKAAGVRTSLGISKLAQGDQARGLKELELAATLDPKSAEASIALVQTHMGLKQFDKALQAIASLEKQQPDSPQVQNLKGQVYLAKGDLANARAAWDKAVALQPAFLPATANLARLDLQAKQPDAAKGRFLKVLEKDKNNVDAMTALAELALVQNRPDEVTSWLEKASNANPEAVAPALNLGMHYVRTNQAQKALTLARKLQPANPTHGGLLEMMGQAQMATKDTAGALETYGKLVNVMPKSALAQLRLAGVYTAMKNEASAATHLKRAIELEPNFVPARLAQIDMALRAGRPDEALQVTRELQQREPKSPAGYMLEGDVMLAQKKPAQAVAAYEKAQSLSNSPGLLLKTMQAMNMAGKGKEASARGTQWLNKHPNDVRVALMVAEINLGNKEFKQAIPVLERALKAAPNNAQVLNNLAWAYQQEKDPRALATAEQAFKLAGDHPGIMDTLGWLLVEKGDTARALPLLQKAVEKAPNAPDIRYHLGVALHKSGDKQGARKEIDKALAQNTPFNEIDAARALLKTL from the coding sequence ATGCCGCGCCACGCCTCCAAGCTCAAGCTTTCCGCCGCACTTCTTTCCAGCGCCTTCCTGATGGCGGGTTTGTCCGCCTGCAGCAATAACCAGTCGACCGAGACACTGCTGGCCGAAGCCAAGCAGTATCAACAGAAGGGCGACGTCAAGGCGGCGATGATCCAGCTGAAGAACGCGGTGGCCAAGAGCCCCGAAGACGCCGAAGCCCGTATCCAGCTGGGCATGCTGCACCTGGAAGTGGGCGACGCCGTCTCGGCGGACAAGGAACTGCGCAAGGCCCGTTCCCTCGGCGCCGATGCCGGACGAGTCCTGCCGCTGCTGGGCAAGGCCAATATGCTGCAGGGCCGTGCCAAGGAATTGCTGGACGACATTTCTGCCGACCAGGCCAAGGGCTCGGCGCCGCTGCTGGCTCTGCGTGGCGACGCCTTGCTTGTCACCGGCAAGCCGGACGAAGCCAAGGCCGCGTTCGAGGCTGCGCTGGCCATCGATCCGAACCTGGGCGCTGCCTTCCTCGGCCTGGCGCGCTATGCCATGCTGAACAATGACCGCGCGGGCGCGGAGCGCCTGCTGGCCGAGGCGCTGGCCAAGGACCCGAAGAATCCCGACGTCTGGATGGCGCAGGGCAGTATGCTGCGCATGAGCAACAAGGCCGACGAGGCCATTGCGGCCTATGACGAAGCCCTCAAGCTCAAGCCGAACGACCGCGATGCCTATATCGAAAAGGCCTACGTTGAGATCGGTCGAGGCAAGTTCCCAGCCGCTAAGCTTGCCGTGGAAGGCGCCGAGAAAGCAGCGCCAGGCAACCTGCTGGTGGTCTATGTGCGCGCCCTGTACGAATTCTCCCAAGGTAAGTATGCCGTCGCCCAGGAATCGCTGCAAAAGATCCTGAAAGTGGCGCCGGAACATATGCCGACCCTGCTGCTGGCGGGCGCTTCCGAGATGAATCTTGGTGCCGTACAGCAGGCTGAACAGCACCTGCGCAAGTATCTCGAGAGCAATCCAGACAATGTCTATGCACGCAAGCTGCTGGCCCAGACCCTGCTCAAGAGCAGCCAGCCGGCCGATGCGGCCGCGGCGCTGGCGCCGGTACTGAAGGATGGCACCCAGGATGCGCAACTGCTGGCCCTGGCCGGCCAGTCCTACATGCAGGTACGCGATTTCAGCAAGGCCAGCGGCTACCTGGAAAAAGCGGCCGAACTGGCGCCCAAGGCGGCGGGCGTGCGCACTTCGCTGGGCATCTCGAAATTGGCCCAGGGCGACCAGGCGCGCGGTCTGAAGGAACTGGAACTGGCCGCCACGCTCGACCCGAAATCGGCGGAAGCCAGTATCGCCCTGGTCCAGACGCACATGGGCCTGAAGCAGTTCGACAAGGCCTTGCAGGCCATCGCCTCCCTGGAAAAACAGCAGCCTGACAGCCCGCAGGTACAGAACCTGAAAGGCCAGGTCTACCTGGCCAAGGGAGACCTGGCCAACGCACGCGCCGCCTGGGACAAGGCGGTGGCGCTGCAGCCTGCCTTCCTGCCTGCGACCGCCAACCTGGCACGCCTGGACCTGCAGGCAAAGCAGCCCGACGCGGCCAAGGGACGTTTCCTGAAAGTGCTGGAAAAGGACAAGAACAACGTCGACGCGATGACGGCGCTGGCCGAGCTGGCCTTGGTGCAGAACCGTCCGGACGAGGTCACGAGCTGGCTCGAAAAGGCCAGTAACGCCAATCCGGAAGCGGTGGCGCCGGCCCTCAACCTGGGCATGCACTATGTCCGCACCAACCAGGCACAGAAGGCCCTGACCCTGGCGCGCAAGCTGCAACCCGCCAATCCGACGCATGGCGGCCTGCTCGAAATGATGGGCCAGGCGCAAATGGCGACCAAGGACACGGCAGGCGCCCTCGAAACCTATGGCAAGCTGGTGAACGTCATGCCGAAGTCGGCGCTGGCGCAGCTGCGCCTGGCCGGCGTGTACACGGCCATGAAGAACGAAGCCTCGGCCGCCACCCACCTCAAGCGCGCCATCGAGCTGGAGCCAAATTTCGTCCCGGCCCGCCTGGCCCAGATCGACATGGCACTGCGCGCCGGCCGTCCTGACGAGGCACTGCAGGTTACGCGCGAGCTGCAGCAACGCGAGCCCAAGTCCCCAGCCGGCTATATGCTGGAAGGCGACGTGATGCTGGCGCAAAAGAAACCGGCGCAAGCCGTGGCGGCCTACGAGAAGGCCCAGTCGCTGTCCAATTCGCCAGGCCTGCTGCTCAAGACGATGCAGGCAATGAACATGGCCGGCAAGGGCAAGGAAGCCAGCGCGCGCGGCACGCAATGGCTGAACAAGCATCCGAACGACGTGCGCGTCGCCTTGATGGTGGCGGAAATCAATCTCGGCAACAAGGAATTCAAGCAGGCGATTCCGGTGCTCGAGCGCGCGCTCAAGGCCGCGCCGAACAATGCACAAGTCTTGAACAACCTGGCCTGGGCCTATCAGCAGGAAAAAGATCCACGCGCCTTGGCGACGGCGGAACAAGCCTTCAAGCTGGCAGGCGACCATCCAGGCATCATGGATACCCTCGGCTGGCTGCTGGTGGAAAAAGGAGACACCGCGCGTGCCCTGCCGCTGCTGCAAAAGGCGGTCGAGAAGGCGCCGAACGCACCGGACATCCGCTATCACCTGGGAGTCGCGTTGCATAAATCGGGCGACAAGCAGGGCGCCCGCAAGGAAATCGACAAGGCGCTCGCCCAGAATACGCCTTTCAATGAAATTGATGCCGCGCGCGCATTGCTCAAGACCCTGTAA
- a CDS encoding HPr-rel-A system PqqD family peptide chaperone, with the protein MAVPAWRLASGQALAYRSWDDETVLYNDLSGATHLLGPAALCLLESLRPGPASSAALASTLQAEFDIAGETIGAELEALLGELSRLGLIEPCPC; encoded by the coding sequence GTGGCAGTTCCGGCATGGCGCCTGGCGAGCGGACAGGCGCTTGCTTACCGCAGCTGGGACGACGAAACCGTACTGTACAACGACCTGTCCGGCGCCACCCATCTGCTGGGGCCGGCCGCACTGTGCCTGCTCGAATCCCTGCGTCCCGGACCCGCCTCCAGCGCCGCGCTGGCCTCGACGCTGCAGGCCGAATTCGATATCGCCGGCGAGACCATTGGCGCCGAGCTGGAAGCACTGCTCGGTGAACTGTCGCGCCTCGGCCTGATCGAGCCCTGCCCATGCTGA
- the pepA gene encoding flocculation-associated PEP-CTERM protein PepA codes for MKVVSKTIIACSIAAVSLFGTAAKADNFNPFTVNYDGREFTADKITGNYNEIATFNQDGTFNVSLVWNAGQFVDNNGTTPVVKTGLNNDYGIYALYSASGTYGVEDGKNVFRFTEGSGNLSMYLDVNLDTTFTMPGSGAGPVATGAAGDDLLLASGDPLSGYGVLDPTLPTCGPDGINCGSFGATSTFSLAGFGPQFFVVPRPFYTLSFQSGQLNNFEIGGTQEINGSLDVVFRAPGQVPEPASLGLLGLGLLGLGAARRRKQVKK; via the coding sequence ATGAAAGTAGTCTCGAAGACCATTATTGCTTGCTCGATCGCAGCCGTTTCACTGTTTGGTACCGCTGCAAAGGCTGACAACTTCAATCCGTTCACCGTCAACTATGACGGCCGCGAGTTCACTGCAGACAAGATCACCGGTAACTACAACGAAATTGCTACCTTCAATCAAGACGGCACCTTCAATGTTTCGCTGGTATGGAACGCGGGCCAGTTCGTCGACAATAACGGCACAACCCCGGTGGTCAAAACTGGCCTGAATAACGATTACGGCATCTATGCTCTGTACAGCGCTTCGGGCACCTATGGTGTCGAAGACGGTAAGAACGTGTTCCGTTTCACGGAAGGCAGCGGCAACCTTTCGATGTACCTCGACGTTAACCTGGACACCACCTTCACTATGCCGGGCAGTGGTGCCGGCCCGGTCGCCACCGGCGCGGCAGGTGACGACCTGCTGCTGGCTTCGGGCGACCCGCTGTCGGGATACGGTGTGCTGGATCCGACCTTGCCGACCTGCGGCCCTGATGGCATCAACTGCGGCAGCTTCGGTGCCACCTCGACCTTTAGCCTGGCCGGCTTCGGCCCGCAATTCTTTGTCGTGCCGCGTCCGTTCTATACCTTGTCGTTCCAGTCGGGCCAGCTGAACAACTTCGAAATCGGCGGTACCCAGGAAATCAATGGTTCGCTGGACGTGGTCTTCCGCGCACCTGGCCAAGTGCCTGAACCAGCCTCGCTGGGTCTGCTGGGTCTGGGCCTGCTGGGCCTGGGTGCAGCCCGCCGTCGCAAGCAGGTCAAGAAGTAA
- a CDS encoding class I SAM-dependent methyltransferase, which yields MTIGKTRDEIAEAYSSEPWWYDIRGFFILTFAYNSTIGTQMRFFGPNFGPDHLEVACGTGTLLEMILNWRCRRKLPKVNVVGIDYAPSMLAGAKKRFAKDPQVKVQHADAADLPFPENHFDTANIANSIHCFPTVDGALRDILRVLKPGGTLAANVLLYPSGFAPLRWAAQKINDWGIKKGILYSPFHVEEIRAKVLDAGYQIASEFNSGNTWNVVLRKPMQNPSAR from the coding sequence ATGACGATCGGTAAAACCCGGGATGAAATCGCCGAAGCCTATTCATCCGAGCCGTGGTGGTACGACATCCGCGGTTTCTTCATCCTCACGTTTGCCTATAACAGCACGATCGGCACCCAGATGCGTTTCTTCGGCCCGAACTTCGGCCCCGACCATCTGGAGGTTGCCTGCGGTACGGGCACGCTGCTGGAAATGATCCTCAACTGGCGCTGCCGCCGCAAGCTGCCGAAGGTGAACGTGGTCGGCATCGATTATGCGCCATCGATGCTGGCTGGCGCTAAAAAGCGCTTCGCCAAGGATCCGCAAGTAAAGGTGCAGCACGCCGATGCGGCCGACCTGCCTTTCCCGGAGAACCACTTCGATACGGCCAACATCGCCAATTCGATCCACTGCTTCCCGACCGTCGACGGCGCCCTGCGCGACATTCTGCGCGTGCTCAAGCCGGGCGGGACGCTGGCGGCCAACGTGCTGCTGTATCCGAGCGGCTTCGCACCGCTGCGTTGGGCCGCGCAGAAGATCAATGATTGGGGGATCAAAAAAGGCATCCTGTATAGCCCTTTCCATGTGGAAGAGATCCGTGCCAAAGTCCTCGACGCTGGATACCAGATTGCTAGTGAATTTAACTCAGGAAATACTTGGAACGTGGTGTTACGCAAGCCTATGCAGAACCCTTCCGCTAGGTAA
- a CDS encoding ThiF family adenylyltransferase translates to MKNPFRYEQAFARNIGWITPEEQQRLRNKRVAIAGIGGVGGVHLLTLTRLGISKFNIADFDRFDIPNFNRQVGAMMSTLGQPKAEVLERMALDINPEVEIRIFPDGVDAGNLDDFLGDADLYVDGLDFFAFDVRRQTFARCAQLGVPATTAAPLGMGAALLNFMPGGMTFEEYFQWGDLPDIDKAIRFAIGLAPAGLHRPYLVMPEAVNFDEQRGPSTFMACQLCAGIVGTEALKILLGRGKVLAAPWGMQFDAYRNKLKRTWRPSGNSHPIQKLAIAIGKRQFAGK, encoded by the coding sequence ATGAAAAATCCGTTTCGCTACGAGCAGGCTTTTGCGCGCAATATTGGCTGGATCACCCCCGAAGAACAACAACGATTGCGCAACAAGCGCGTGGCGATCGCCGGCATCGGCGGCGTCGGCGGCGTTCATCTGCTGACCTTGACGCGTCTCGGTATTTCGAAATTCAATATCGCCGATTTCGATCGTTTCGATATTCCGAATTTCAACCGCCAGGTAGGCGCGATGATGTCCACGTTGGGGCAGCCGAAAGCGGAAGTACTGGAGCGCATGGCGCTCGACATCAATCCCGAGGTCGAGATCCGGATATTCCCGGACGGCGTGGATGCGGGTAATCTCGACGATTTCCTGGGCGATGCCGACCTGTATGTCGACGGCCTCGATTTCTTTGCCTTCGACGTGCGCCGCCAGACTTTCGCAAGGTGCGCGCAGCTGGGCGTGCCGGCGACCACCGCGGCGCCGCTGGGCATGGGCGCGGCCCTGCTGAACTTCATGCCGGGAGGGATGACCTTCGAGGAATATTTCCAGTGGGGCGACTTGCCGGACATCGACAAGGCGATCCGTTTCGCCATCGGCCTGGCGCCGGCCGGGCTGCACCGCCCCTATCTCGTGATGCCGGAAGCGGTGAACTTCGACGAGCAGCGTGGCCCCTCGACCTTCATGGCCTGCCAATTGTGCGCCGGCATCGTTGGAACAGAAGCGCTGAAGATTCTGCTCGGCCGCGGCAAGGTATTGGCGGCGCCCTGGGGAATGCAATTCGATGCCTACCGCAACAAGCTCAAGCGGACTTGGCGCCCGAGCGGCAACTCCCATCCAATCCAGAAGCTGGCGATTGCGATCGGCAAACGTCAGTTTGCAGGCAAGTAG